GACACTCTTGGAAGCCAGGACACTAAACTAGCCTCAGGTCAATTGTCCCCCTATGCTGATGGGACTGAAATTGCTGAAACGGTGCATTGTTGCTATTGAAATGGCTGACGGAGATGGAAGTTTTTTAACCGCGTTAGTTATTGGGGTTAACAATTCCCTGAGACGCCATTGAATAAAACATGATGTCTTCAAAAACGTAATAATTACCTTTGACAAGTGCAATTGCCAATTAAATCTAATATTAAGTCAACATAGggtttcttcctctttgcaatGATTTACGAGGTGTCCAGTTCATACAAATTGCATATGTCTTGCAGCTTTCAcatggaaaactttgcaagCTTTAAGCATGAGGTCAGTTTGCAGAGGTTGTGTGAATCAAACATTATGGGATGAGCAAGCCCAATTTCTTTGATAATAtttcttgtaagatcttcaaTTCATTCTCACGTTCGTGTAGCTTTGCCTCTTCTTCATCCTCTTCTTCTGAATCGTCTACTCTTATCGCTCTTCAATTTAAAAACTTGTGATTTGGTTGCATCAAACATAAGAAAACCGTCAATGTTCCATGCTTTTCTCATAGATTGAGACACATTATTAGCATCGACTTTGTGGCCACACTGCTATCCCAGATCGAAACACTTGAGGTACTGCTTCTGATCatgactttatttaaaccttTTCCTTGTACAGCTGATAATTTGAGCCCCCAGCCTTTAGACGGGGAATCGATGACATTCTAAGATACGAGAGGTAACGGGTTCGCCTCGAGGCTGGCTTTCTAGACCAGCATTGCCTTAGACAACATTACCTTGGACAAGTTTGGTGGCATATGACTGCATTGCTTTGTCAAGAAGTGTTTCACGTTCCAGTACATACTTGTGCTTTCCGACGTCAGGTTAGCGCTGAGGGGATGAAAATCGCTGAAACGATTTGACGTAGCCGTAATTTGTGCACTGAAACAGCTTAATTTCTTGAGGAGAGCCATTAGCTTTTTCTGCTCGACTCTTTCTGTttaaatgttctgcggctggtcCTCTCGCTTTCATCTTTGTTAATGTCGCCTTAGGAGAAGTGTTATCttctgttactttcatgatctggGAAGTGGAAATCTTTCTAGGCAGGTTAAACTCATCACACTGGCCTCGCCGATATTATATTCTTGCCACACTCTTATGCCATCGATCGTTGCTGTATGAAATGTTGTTAATGAAGCTAAGATCATCGCATTTAAAAGGCTGTGACTTTGGCACCGTAGGCGGATCATAAAGAATTGCCCTTACAACCGCGATACCATTGTTTGATTCGGTGGTTCTCTTCATTTGGCTGACAGTTTCAACGTCACTCCCAGAGTTCAGGTATGCTTTGACATGGTTCTTGATTGTAGCTGCTTTTCAGTCAAATGACCCTTTTCCACCTTGGGGGTCTGAAAAATCCCTGCTAAATGCGACTTGGTATATTTGGCTAGTTCTTTCATGGCCAGCAAGGTCAATGCGTTGTGGCAGCATCCGGCGTTGTCTTGACGATTTGATTTTCCATGTCCTGAAATGGCCTGTGGAACTCTGCACCTTGTTCCTCCACCTCTTGTACGTCCAGCTTATTCCGAGAGCCGCGCGATGACGAGGGCAGATTGTTATTGACTCAATCCTTTCCTCCGCCTGGTCAAACAATGCTGCTCGAGACAGAACAAGATTTATTTCATTCTGAAGCCCTGAAAAGCTCAGTGTTGACCAGCGCCTTGAGATGATTCTTTGTGCACGACAGGAAAGGAATTCGAACAATTAAAGTCTGGCGCTTTCTATCTTTGGCATCAAAACCGCAAGAACTTCCAACAAGAGCTTCAACGAGCAGCACGCTTCCATATTTACAAGCTTTGTTAAGTGAAtagtttgcttgtttcttttcctaTAGTCAACGAGGTTAATTGCATTTCCGGCGCCAAAAATAGGCTCCCAAGCCTATTTCTTTCGAAAGTAGTTCTTTCTGTGGGATGGGTGGGTAGGATTAtcaaaattaatcaattttaaCACTGATGTATTCCAACAGAATTTCTGGTGCGTTCCTGTATCCTTTGCGAGCAAAAACAATTCCATGGATTACTAAAACGTCGCTTGTCCGTGTAATTATCTGTTGATTGTGTCATTAAATGTCACGTGACTTCGCGACTCTCTCATCATCGCGGCGAAAGGGATACCGTTAccagctgcacgcaaaagttTACAATCACATAGATGTTGAGTTGGCGGTATTATGAAATTCTTAGAAAAAAAGGTAGAGCTATCTTAGAccttatcaaaggaaagccaacattgtttagtgaacgctgggacaaggacatattgaatagtcatcgaaggtgtaccgttactgttggccgacattaataggagtatttatggaacttgtggtaaaattggaggttttaagccacagctaagacataaacaggtaggacgtattattacacctgtgattcttgatgtaagagagttgaaacaaaagagttaggtgattaatttttttaatttgatgattatgcaaattaggacattcgatgtcgaatggtcaaaaagacatgattttgataAACTATCACGCAGCGTGTatatatttgcccagagaaatttttatgCCATGTCAAACCTTATCACTCAGAGAGTTAACGATGCAAGTATTGTAAACGATTGTCAGTGATCTGTCATTAAGATAAGGTAATTTCCGGTGTTATGGGAGCCAGAGGGGGTCGTTTGGTTCGAAGTTTTAGTGTCTTTCTGTTCGCGATACGCAATAGCTTTTCTAAcacaaagagagaaagaaagattgaTTTCTATTGAAGGATCGGAGAAAGAGGTATGAGATAATTTTGCATGATTTAGTGTTACGTTCCTTAATTAAGTACTTTTCGATTAGTGATTTCTTTTAGCTTTTACAAGTAATTTAAAATAACATTGTGTATGCCACGTGTAGCATGAGTTTGAATCCTGTATTGATTAGCGTCTGCTCCGAATTACATTTTCATAGATTTTTGTGATAATTaccttttcagtttttacgtGATTCCAAGCCTTTAATAAACAAGTCAATATAAAGAATGAGGAGATTGGTTTGGTCTTATAGTAATGGCTTTCTCCGCCCGATTTCGTAAATCTGCCTAAATCAACCGCACCCGCAACAGTAAAAACTCTTCGAACGTACATTGATTACATTCGCTACTTCGACCCGAATTGCCCATCGAAGCAATGGACCGTAATGGTAAAGACGACAACCCCGAAAACACGAAATCTGTAAGAGAACGAAAACAGACCACGAAAGGAAAACAATACCAAATTCAATTATTGGAGGATGAAAGGTCGTCCGCACAGAGAGCGTGGAGGTCACAGCTAAATAAAGTAGAAAGCTGCCTCGCCGATTCAGAAGACTGTATGGTCTTACAGAATGAGAGAATGTTTTTAGAAACCAAAATGGAACTTCTAGTCGCAGCCCATGAGAAGCTAGACTTCGCACTGGATGAAGATTTCGATGCGAAACGTGTTGCGCAAGAGAAATTCGAGACATGGGAACGTGAGAACTATGATGTGCTTAAAAGATTAAATCTCAAAATAACAGAACTGAGACAGGAGCATCGAAGTTTAAGATCTTCCAAGTCTGGATCCAGCCGCTCCAGTGACAGATCCTCCCGTAAAACAAAATCGACGAGATTTTCTAGTTCGTCATCTATGGGAAGAAAAGTTGATGTGGCCGCGCAAGTCGCAAAATTAAAAACAGAACTGATGTTTGTTGACGCCGAAGCCAAAAGAACAGCGGCATTGAAGGAGCAAGAAGAACAATTACGCAAGTTTAAGCTCACAAAGCAGTTAGCGCTCGCTCAAGCTGAAATGGAAGCGATTAGTCGAGTAGAAGACGACGCGTCCACAATTTCCgatttgaaagaagatttgCTGCCTGAGGTAATTGGGAAAAGTGACCTTCTCAACGATTACATTGTCACGCAAGCGTCATCAGTGTCCAACGTAAGTCTTCCTACAGTGAACACAACTGTCCACTCTGCGGCTGAATTGCAACCTATAGCCACAGAACACGTACCCAAGAATGAGCAACAGCTTAACtttcaaaataaacaaatattacCGAGCAAGATAGAAAGAGATCCCGTCGCTGTGTCACGTCATCCATCAACATTTAACCCATTTTCGCCGGCATACGTCCCCGTTTCAACGGCTGAGAATGTGCCATTGACTCGTGCGACCCGTGATGCCCAGCCCAAGCAAATCGTTCCAGATCAAGGTGGTGGTTCTTCTAGCTCGAACTGTGAAACCCTCGAACGGTTAGCAGATCTATTGTCTCAGAAGAATTCACGGGAATTACTCCCGCTCCCTGAGCCAGAAACCTTTAGAGGAGATCTAATCCATTATCCGACCTGGCAGAAGTCGTTTGATACCATAATTGAAAGAAGAACCGACAGCGCCTCACAGCGATTGTACTACTTGGGAAAATACACCGCTGGAGACGCTAAGGAAGCAATCAGTGGACTCCTCACATTGGACAGCGCCGAAGCATACTCTGAAGCTAGAGTTATTTTGAAAGACAGGTTTGGAAATCCGTTTCTGGTGGCCGAGGCGTACAGAAAGAAGGTAAATGAATGGCCAACGATTCCACCCAACGATGGTATAAGCCTAAGAAAATTTTGCGACTTCATAGTCCACTGTCAAGCGGCCATGAAAGAAATCAAATACCTCAAGGTGTTTAATGATCCAGACGAGAATCAGAAAATGGTCCGTAAACTTCCCCGAAATGTTGCCGATCGTTGGTGCCGTGAAATAGACCGTTGGCTTAATAACGAGAAACAAGAGGAATCAGGTTATCCGCCATTCTCAACATTCTGCGAGTTCCTAAAGAGGGAGGCCAGAATCGCGTGCAATCCAGTGACAATGTCAAGAATTAAAGaacaagaaaggaaagaagACCCGCAAAGGAGAAGAAGGCCTATCAGCTATGGCAGGAACAAACCGGTAGCCGCTGGCAGTTTTGCAACCAGGTCCAACGAATTAAAAGAGGGTTCCAATGAGAGGAGAGATGATAGAAGGCCTAAGCCCGAACGCTGCTTACTGTGCAAGAACAATCATAACTTGGACGAATGTGACAGATTTGCCCTGATGTCCCAAACCGAAAAGAGAGAGTATGTGAAGTCAAGAGGCCTCTGTTTAGGCTGTCTTAAGTTTGGACACATGAAGAAAGATTGTCGAGGTCGAAAGACTTGCAAGAAATGCAATGGATTTCATCCCAGCTCCCTTCACATCGACCACCCAGTACCATCAGATCAAGTTGCTATGCAAGCCGTTGATCAACAAGCAAAACCAACAGAAGTAACTTCAAATCGAGTTGAGGTCCAGGACAAGAAGAGCTTAAACGTCTGCAGCTCTCACTCCTTAATTGTTCCGGTCTGGTTGCACCACAGAGATAACCCTGAGAAACGAATTCTTGTTTACGCCCTTTTGGATGACCAGTCGGATGCCTGCTTCGTTAAGAACGAGATCCTTCAAATGTTGGCTTTGAGTGGACCAGACGTCCAGCTAAGGTTATCAACAATACTGGGAGAGGATGTAGTAACCTGCCAGAAAATAAGTGGTCTCGTTGTACGTGGTTTCAAGGAACCAGCTGACGTAGCCCTTCCTCCAGCCTACTCAAGAGAAGAAATCCCGGCCAAACGCAGCCAAATTCCACGGCCAGAATCAGTGCTTGGGTGGCCTCACTTGAAACGAGTGGCAAATCAGTTAATGCCCTATCGACATGACATCCACGTGGGGCTCCTCTTAGGAGTGAACTGTGCTCGAGCAATCAAGCCCAGAGAAATAATTACCGGCACTGACGATGATCCGTACGCAAAGAAAACAACTCTTGGTTGGGGAGTTATTGGAATCGTAGACCGAAAAGAGTATGATGAAGATAGCATTGAGTGTTCCTGTAATCGGATAGTGTCAAAGGAGATCAAAGACGGTTCAAGCATGATAGTGGGTCACTTTGTAGCGAAAActcaagttaaagaaattgtCTGTCCTTCGCAAATTGGCAAGATGTTCGAGTTTGACTTTAACGAATCAGTGAAGGAAGAAAGGGCCCTCTCCTTTCAGGACAGGAAGTTTCTGGCCATTGTCAACTCAAGCATCCATCACAGAGAAGACAGACATTACGAAATCCCGCTGCCACTGAAAGAGGACACACTAGAGCTGCCAAACAACAAAGAACTCGCCTTAAGCCGACTAAAAAGGCTTAGACAGAGGCTAAAGACTGACAGCAAGTACCGAGGTCACTATCAGACATTCATGGAAGAGCTTATCGAGAAAGGGCATGCCGAAAAGGTACCTGCAGAAGAACTCTCTCTCAAAAACGGTCGTATTTGGTACATACTGCACCACGGGGTCTATCACCCACAGAAACAAGACAAGATCCGAGTGGTTTTTGACGCAAGCGCAGAGTTTAAAGGCAAGTCCCTAAACAGATATTTGCTTCAAGGACCTGACCTTACCAACAACCTCACCGGGGTCCTCTGCCGTTTTCGAAAGGAGCCAATCGCCTTTATGTGCGACGTAGAAGGGATGTTTCATCAAGTGTACGTCACTCCTGAATATCGAAATTTCCTCAGATTCCTTTGGTGGGAAAATGGCGATATGGAGAAAGAACCGATGGAATTTCGAATGAAAGTGCACTTGTTTGGAGCCGTGTCGTCACCTGGCTGTGCTAATTTCGCTCTGAAAAGGACGGCAAACGATTTTGAGTTCAAGTTTGGTACCGAAGCAGCCGAATTCGTCAGACATGATTTCTACGTAGATGATGGCCTCAAGTCGGTTTCTTCAGCTTCCCAAGCCATAGCCCTAATACAGAATACAAGAAATCTGTGTGCTGAAGGAGGATTTAATCTCCACAAGTTCGTTTCCAACGACAAGGAAGTAGTAGAAGCCACATCCAAGGAACAACGTGCAAAAGAAATCAGGGAATTTGACATGACGAAAGATCTTCTCCCTATGGAAAGAGCCTTAGGGGTCCAATGGTGCGTGGAATCAGATCATCTCCAGTTTCGCGTAGAATTGAAGGATAGACCTTTAACCAGAAGAGGTATCTTGGCATCGGTCAGTTCAATTTACGATCCTCTTGGTTTAGTGGCACCCTTCTTGTTAACAGGAAAACGCATTGTGCAAGAATTGTGTAAGGGCAAGACGGAATGGGATGAACCAGTACCTGATATCATCCGGTCTCAATGGGAAAAATGGAGAAGCGAAATTCATAGATTGGCAGAGTTAAAGATACGCCGATGCCACAAACCTAAAGACTTTGGCGAGCTAAAGTCCATTGAGCTCCACAATTTCTCTGATGCAAGTGTTGTTGGATATGGCCAGTGTTCCTACCTAAGAATGGTCAACGTACATGATGAAGTTCACTGCTCCTTAGTTATGGCCAAGTCGAGGGTCACACCCTTGAAGCCTATCACTGTCCCAAGGCTAGAGCTCGCTGCTGCAGTGGTATCAACGAATATCAGCACCTTTCTCCGAAAGGAATTGAAGTATGACCTCTCTGAAGTCTTTTGGACCGACAGCAAAGTGGTCCTTGGGTATGTGTCAAACGAAGCTAGACGTTTCCACACATTTGTTGCCAATCGCGTTCAACTGATTCGTGACCGTACTTCCCCAGATCAGTGGAACCACGTCGAGACGAAAAGCAACCCAGCTGACGATGCTTCCAGAGGGCTCACGGCACAAGAATTGATCAGCAATACAAGATGGTGGAATGGGCCAGACTTCTTATGGAAGCCACTCGTAAGCAAGCCTGTGTTAGATCTTCCAGTTTCCCCCGATGACCCTGAAGTAAGGAAGACATCAGTCTTGGCATCTAAATCCGCAGAGCGCCCAGTCCTATTGGAACGCATAGAATACTTCTCAGACTGGCACCGCGCAAAGAAGGCTATTGCACTGTGCCTTGTTTTCATGCAAAAGTTGAAACGCTGCAAGCAGACTGATAAGAAGAGTCCCAAAGAGGCTGTTGCCAGAAACTCACCGCATCAAGACCACAGAATTACAGAGCCAGAGAACACGATGCAAGGAGGGATATTGGTGAGCGTTATGGATCTACAGAAGGCCTAAAGATTGATGATCAAGGCAGTTCAGAGCGAAGAATTCTCGAATGAAATCGAACGGCTACAGACGCTCCAACgcaaagacaaagcaaaaggCAGGACAGCTAAACAAGTAACAAAAGGATCTAGCCCCATCCATCGCCTGGACCCAGTGCTCGACGACAATGGCATTCTGCGGGTTGGCGGTCGAATTCAGCAAGCTGACGTGCCTTACGATGTAAAGCATCCAATAATACTGCCGAAGAAGTCTCATGTGACAGATCTGGTAATTCGATACTATCATCAGCAGTCTGCCCATCAAGGCCGAGCTAGAACACATGCAGAAATTCGCGCGTCGGGCTTCTGGATAATAAGCGGCAGCTCCATGGTCGGTCACCATGTAATTAAATGCGTCACCTGTAGGAAGTTAAGAGGAGCGCCCCAACAGCAGAAGATGTCTGACCTCCCAGCCGATCGAACTGAGCAGGCACCGCCGTTTACCTATAGTGCCGTGGATTATTTTGGACCGTGGTACATAAAGGAAGGACGAAAGGAGATGAAGCGCTATGGAGTGCTATTTACTTGTATGTATTCACGAGCCGTCCATCTGGAAACTGCTGCCTCGTTATCTACGGACTCATTTCTGAATGCGTATCGTCGCTTTGTTGGTCGCCGTGGACCAGTCCGTCAGCTGAGATCAGATCAGGGCACCAACTTTGTCGGGGCAAAAAACGAACTCGAAGCAACCCTGTTGGAGATGAACCACAGCACAATTCAAAGAGAACTACTGAAGCAAAATTGCGACTGGATAGACTGGAAAATGAATGTGCCTCAGGCCAGCCACATGGGAGGGGCTTGGGAAAGGCAAATTCGCACAGTACGAAGCGTTCTCTCAGCACTGTTGCAGAAGCATGGTCGACAGCTGGACGATGAGTCTCTGAGGACGCTGATGGTAGAAACAGAGGCCATTGTAAACAGCCGCCCGCTTAGCACTGATGACCTTGCCGATCCCAGCTCAGTAGGTGCGTTGACACCCAACCACCTTCTCACGATGAAGTCTTCTGTAGTCTTGGCGCCTCCTGGCAACTTCCAAGCAGCCGACGTCTACTCAAGAAAGCGGTGGCGTCGGGTACAGCACCTTGCTGATGAATTTTGGCACCGATGGAAAGGGAGTTTTCTGCAGTCACTTCAAAGCCGACAAAAATGGGCTGTCCCCAAGAGGAATCTTGAAGTAGGAGACGTGGTGATCCTTAAGGATGAGGACATACCGCGAAATTGCTGGAAGCTTGCCCGTGTCACCGAGGTTCATCCAGATCAAGATGGGTATGTGAGGAAGGTGACCGTGGTGGTAGCCGACCGGTCGTTAGATGCAAATGGTAGACGTAAGCAGTCCATGACTTCCCAACTGAGTAGACCCATCCACAAGGTGGTTCTGTTGATGTCAAGTAGTGAAAAGAAAGACCGGGAGATTGCCGCCAAGGAGCCATGATTGAGGATTGTATTTTGATCGTATATCCAAATATATTTTGACCAATTTAGATGGACTACCCGATTAACTTTTGattagcttttgttttgctttctttagtAAATTGTAATTACAATTTAGGGGAGCCATGTAAACGATTGTCAGTGATCTGTCATTAAGATAAGGTAATTTCCGGTGTTATGGGAGCCAGAGGGGGTCGTTTGGTTCGAAGTTTTAGTGTCTTTCTGTTCGCGATACGCAATAGCTTTTCTAAcacaaagagagaaagaaagattgaTTTCTATTGAAGGATCGGAGAAAGAGGTATGAGATAATTTTGCATGATTTAGTGTTACGTTCCTTAATTAAGTACTTTTCGATTAGTGATTTCTTTTAGCTTTTACAAGTAATTTAAAATAACATTGTGTATGCCACGTGTAGCATGAGTTTGAATCCTGTATTGATTAGCGTCTGCTCCGAATTACATTTTCATAGATTTTTGTGATAATTaccttttcagtttttacgtGATTCCAAGCCTTTAATAAACAAGTCAATATAAAGAATGAGGAGATTGGTTTGGTCTTATAGTAATGGCTTTCTCCGCCCGATTTCGTAAATCTGCCTAAATCAACCGCACCCGCAACAGTAAAAACTCTTCGAACGTACATTGATTACATTCGCTACTTCGACCCGAATTGCCCATCGAAGCAATGGACCGTAATGGTAAAGACGACAACCCCGAAAACACGAAATCTGTAAGAGAACGAAAACAGACCACGAAAGGAAAACAATACCAAATTCAATTATTGGAGGATGAAAGGTCGTCCGCACAGAGAGCGTGGAGGTCACAGCTAAATAAA
This window of the Acropora muricata isolate sample 2 chromosome 14, ASM3666990v1, whole genome shotgun sequence genome carries:
- the LOC136897685 gene encoding uncharacterized protein: MIKAVQSEEFSNEIERLQTLQRKDKAKGRTAKQVTKGSSPIHRLDPVLDDNGILRVGGRIQQADVPYDVKHPIILPKKSHVTDLVIRYYHQQSAHQGRARTHAEIRASGFWIISGSSMVGHHVIKCVTCRKLRGAPQQQKMSDLPADRTEQAPPFTYSAVDYFGPWYIKEGRKEMKRYGVLFTCMYSRAVHLETAASLSTDSFLNAYRRFVGRRGPVRQLRSDQGTNFVGAKNELEATLLEMNHSTIQRELLKQNCDWIDWKMNVPQASHMGGAWERQIRTVRSVLSALLQKHGRQLDDESLRTLMVETEAIVNSRPLSTDDLADPSSVGALTPNHLLTMKSSVVLAPPGNFQAADVYSRKRWRRVQHLADEFWHRWKGSFLQSLQSRQKWAVPKRNLEVGDVVILKDEDIPRNCWKLARVTEVHPDQDGYVRKVTVVVADRSLDANGRRKQSMTSQLSRPIHKVVLLMSSSEKKDREIAAKEP
- the LOC136898954 gene encoding uncharacterized protein; amino-acid sequence: MDRNGKDDNPENTKSVRERKQTTKGKQYQIQLLEDERSSAQRAWRSQLNKVESCLADSEDCMVLQNERMFLETKMELLVAAHEKLDFALDEDFDAKRVAQEKFETWERENYDVLKRLNLKITELRQEHRSLRSSKSGSSRSSDRSSRKTKSTRFSSSSSMGRKVDVAAQVAKLKTELMFVDAEAKRTAALKEQEEQLRKFKLTKQLALAQAEMEAISRVEDDASTISDLKEDLLPEVIGKSDLLNDYIVTQASSVSNVSLPTVNTTVHSAAELQPIATEHVPKNEQQLNFQNKQILPSKIERDPVAVSRHPSTFNPFSPAYVPVSTAENVPLTRATRDAQPKQIVPDQGGGSSSSNCETLERLADLLSQKNSRELLPLPEPETFRGDLIHYPTWQKSFDTIIERRTDSASQRLYYLGKYTAGDAKEAISGLLTLDSAEAYSEARVILKDRFGNPFLVAEAYRKKVNEWPTIPPNDGISLRKFCDFIVHCQAAMKEIKYLKVFNDPDENQKMVRKLPRNVADRWCREIDRWLNNEKQEESGYPPFSTFCEFLKREARIACNPVTMSRIKEQERKEDPQRRRRPISYGRNKPVAAGSFATRSNELKEGSNERRDDRRPKPERCLLCKNNHNLDECDRFALMSQTEKREYVKSRGLCLGCLKFGHMKKDCRGRKTCKKCNGFHPSSLHIDHPVPSDQVAMQAVDQQAKPTEVTSNRVEVQDKKSLNVCSSHSLIVPVWLHHRDNPEKRILVYALLDDQSDACFVKNEILQMLALSGPDVQLRLSTILGEDVVTCQKISGLVVRGFKEPADVALPPAYSREEIPAKRSQIPRPESVLGWPHLKRVANQLMPYRHDIHVGLLLGVNCARAIKPREIITGTDDDPYAKKTTLGWGVIGIVDRKEYDEDSIECSCNRIVSKEIKDGSSMIVGHFVAKTQVKEIVCPSQIGKMFEFDFNESVKEERALSFQDRKFLAIVNSSIHHREDRHYEIPLPLKEDTLELPNNKELALSRLKRLRQRLKTDSKYRGHYQTFMEELIEKGHAEKVPAEELSLKNGRIWYILHHGVYHPQKQDKIRVVFDASAEFKGKSLNRYLLQGPDLTNNLTGVLCRFRKEPIAFMCDVEGMFHQVYVTPEYRNFLRFLWWENGDMEKEPMEFRMKVHLFGAVSSPGCANFALKRTANDFEFKFGTEAAEFVRHDFYVDDGLKSVSSASQAIALIQNTRNLCAEGGFNLHKFVSNDKEVVEATSKEQRAKEIREFDMTKDLLPMERALGVQWCVESDHLQFRVELKDRPLTRRGILASVSSIYDPLGLVAPFLLTGKRIVQELCKGKTEWDEPVPDIIRSQWEKWRSEIHRLAELKIRRCHKPKDFGELKSIELHNFSDASVVGYGQCSYLRMVNVHDEVHCSLVMAKSRVTPLKPITVPRLELAAAVVSTNISTFLRKELKYDLSEVFWTDSKVVLGYVSNEARRFHTFVANRVQLIRDRTSPDQWNHVETKSNPADDASRGLTAQELISNTRWWNGPDFLWKPLVSKPVLDLPVSPDDPEVRKTSVLASKSAERPVLLERIEYFSDWHRAKKAIALCLVFMQKLKRCKQTDKKSPKEAVARNSPHQDHRITEPENTMQGGILVSVMDLQKA